The Vitis vinifera cultivar Pinot Noir 40024 chromosome 12, ASM3070453v1 genome has a segment encoding these proteins:
- the LOC100259716 gene encoding phenolic glucoside malonyltransferase 1 — MNFPIPKLILWRPSFLASNTRFLLPSSIFFPLSGNLIFPLDCSIPEIRYKDGDSVSLTFVEGSFDFDHLSGNHQRNDIDFHPLAVQMSPASTTFGPLIVPLLAIQVTLFPNSGICIGFTFHHIAGDANTFVRFARSWASINKLGGDATSVESLILPFYDRTVVKDPIGLRSTFWNYFGKVKFEGCQSQLSTNNVRAKFLLRRAEVQRLKKWVIPQIPKQSHVSAFTVICAYVWSCMIKARSRSGEDVGENELEHFAFTADCRTLLDPPIPAAYFGNCLMGGLATTKSTRLIQEDGFIVAAKSIREAIHERVRNKGGVLKGVQQWVSDLKSLNRMRMAAVVGSPRFQVYNVDFGFGRPKKYEVISRDRYFTLDGCKDNEEDFEIGLCFPKAKMDAFAEIFTNGLEAYSCL; from the coding sequence atgaatttTCCCATCCCAAAACTTATTTTGTGGAGACCATCATTCCTCGCCTCAAACACTCGCTTTCTCTTACCCTCaagcattttttttccactcTCTGGGAATCTAATATTTCCTTTGGATTGTAGCATACCCGAAATTCGTTATAAGGATGGTGACTCAGTTTCATTAACCTTTGTAGAGGGTAGTTTTGATTTCGATCATCTCAGTGGAAATCATCAACGAAATGACATTGATTTTCACCCTCTTGCTGTCCAAATGTCACCAGCATCCACAACCTTTGGCCCATTAATTGTCCCTCTCCTAGCTATTCAAGTGACACTTTTTCCGAACTCTGGTATATGTATTGGGTTCACATTTCATCACATAGCAGGCGATGCGAACACATTCGTTCGGTTTGCAAGATCATGGGCTTCCATTAACAAACTGGGTGGAGATGCAACATCGGTAGAGAGTCTAATCCTTCCGTTCTATGACAGGACTGTGGTCAAGGATCCAATTGGGCTCCGCTCAACCTTCTGGAACTATTTTGGAAAAGTGAAGTTTGAAGGGTGTCAATCTCAGCTATCTACCAATAATGTCCGAGCCAAATTCTTACTCCGCCGAGCTGAAGTTCAACGACTCAAGAAATGGGTTATTCCTCAAATCCCAAAGCAATCACATGTCTCAGCTTTTACAGTAATATGTGCTTATGTATGGTCTTGCATGATCAAAGCTCGATCAAGAAGTGGTGAGGATGTTGGTGAAAATGAATTAGAACATTTTGCTTTCACGGCTGATTGTCGGACCCTTCTGGACCCGCCTATACCTGCAGCTTATTTTGGTAACTGCTTAATGGGTGGTTTAGCGACCACAAAGAGTACGCGACTAATTCAAGAAGATGGCTTTATAGTCGCAGCCAAGTCAATACGGGAGGCTATCCATGAGAGAGTTCGGAACAAAGGAGGAGTTCTGAAAGGTGTACAGCAATGGGTCTCAGATTTGAAATCGTTAAACCGAATGCGAATGGCCGCAGTAGTCGGATCTCCAAGGTTTCAGGTTTATAATGTGGATTTTGGGTTCGGTAGACCTAAGAAATATGAAGTCATATCACGAGATAGATACTTTACACTTGATGGTTGCAAAGATAATGAGGAAGATTTTGAGATTGGGTTGTGCTTCCCCAAGGCTAAAATGGATGCCTTTGCGGAGATCTTTACCAATGGCCTCGAGGCTTATTCCTGTTTATAA
- the LOC100242614 gene encoding malonyl-coenzyme A:anthocyanin 3-O-glucoside-6''-O-malonyltransferase-like, which yields MASSDEMVNVSEECRVSPPPNAVSEKSLPLTFFDLIWLHFHLAQSLFFYKFPHSKTQFIETPIPSLKHSLSLALRHFYPFEGNLLFPPNLREPEIHYVDGDSVSMTFAEFNRDFAYLIKNHQRKVAHFYPLLPQLPPVCVKRDTLVASVFQLWNFFWVHLREPLMLEGAILPFYDRTMVKDPNKLGSVFWQHHQKIKFEGYRPLLPTSNILAAILLSQVDLQRLKKGFGSMSNVVTCLKFYSSMCLHMGLHVKARACSGEEHAKSMQLIDEDGFIIAANLIGEAIQEKLGSNKGVLEGLDKWVVNFSSINIKRAVGVAGSPGFAVYGIDFGLGQLQKRESISIDETRCISLHEGKDNKGDIEVGLSFPKIKMNAFASIFTDGLMVYD from the exons ATGGCTTCATCTGATGAGATGGTGAATGTGTCAGAAGAATGTCGAGTGTCTCCACCTCCCAACGCTGTGAGTGAGAAGTCTCTCCCACTCACTTTCTTTGATTTGATATGGCTACATTTCCATCTAGCCCAAAGCCTCTTCTTTTACAAATTCCCTCATTCTAAGACCCAGTTCATAGAGACCCCCATCCCTTCCCTTAAACACTCACTCTCCCTCGCTCTCAGGCACTTTTATCCCTTTGAAGGAAATTTACTATTTCCTCCAAATCTTAGAGAGCCTGAAATTCATTATGTGGATGGTGATTCAGTTTCAATGACCTTTGCTGAGTTTAATAGAGATTTTGCTTACCTTATCAAAAACCACCAACGAAAAGTTGCTCACTTTTATCCTCTTCTACCCCAATTGCCACCAGTGTGTGTAAAGCGTGACACCCTAGTTGCATCTGTTTTCCAACTCTGGAATTTCTTTTGGGTTCACCTT AGAGAGCCCTTGATGTTAGAGGGTGCAATCCTTCCATTCTATGATAGGACCATGGTAAAAGACCCGAACAAGCTAGGTTCAGTTTTTTGGCAACATCaccagaaaattaaatttgaaggtTATCGACCACTGCTCCCTACCAGCAACATCCTGGCTGCAATTTTACTAAGTCAAGTCGATCTTCAGCGACTCAAAAAGGGTTTTGGTTCAATGTCCAACGTTGTTACATGTCTCAAGTTTTACAGTAGCATGTGCTTACACATGGGCTTGCATGTCAAAGCTCGAGCTTGTAGTGGTGAGGAA CATGCAAAGAGTATGCAACTAATagatgaagatggttttataaTTGCAGCCAATCTTATAGGAGAAGCAATTCAGGAAAAGCTTGGGAGCAATAAGGGAGTTTTGGAAGGTTTAGATAAATGGGTCGTGAATTTTTCATCTATAAACATAAAGCGAGCTGTAGGAGTTGCTGGGTCACCAGGGTTTGCAGTTTATGGCATAGATTTTGGATTGGGACAACTACAAAAGAGAGAGTCGATATCAATAGATGAAACAAGGTGCATATCACTTCATGAAGGCAAAGATAACAAAGGCGATATCGAAGTTGGTTTGTCATTCCCCAAGATTAAAATGAATGCTTTTGCCTCTATCTTTACTGATGGCCTCATGGTCTATGATTAG
- the LOC100247749 gene encoding uncharacterized protein LOC100247749, whose product MESNLTPSSGQDSTTNSQSTRSKIDPAWEHVSEKRYANGRKTLICLYCKKITKGGGIHRMKQHLAGVKGDIGPCKSVPPDVKFRMENSLQEFVNSKKAAQEAYECRNPYGPNVSQFEGDRAEGEEEVQEMQSPMAANSGKRKKSTVDKYFAPRNTQGAQPSMRSVLAGKEAIWKADMAVGRFFYDACIPTNAVNSFYFKPMLDAISAIGPGYKGPNYHQLRVNLLKEAKKEVQLLVDSYRAIWAKVGCTIMGDGWTDNRQRTLINFLVYCPEGISFVKSVDASDIVKDATNLF is encoded by the coding sequence atggaatcaaacttgACTCCATCCTCTGGTCAAGATTCAACTACCAATTCTCAATCAACTAGAAGTAAGATCGATCCTGCATGGGAGCATGTTTCTGAAAAAAGATATGCAAATGGAAGGAAAactcttatttgtttgtattgtaaAAAGATTACAAAAGGTGGGGGTATTCATAGAATGAAACAACATCTTGCTGGAGTGAAAGGAGATATTGGTCCATGTAAATCGGTTCCTCCTGATGTAAAATTTCGAATGGAAAATTCTTTGCAAGAGTTTGTGAATTCTAAGAAAGCAGCCCAAGAAGCATATGAATGTAGAAATCCTTATGGTCCTAATGTGTCACAATTTGAAGGGGATAGGGCAGAAGGTGAAGAAGAGGTTCAAGAAATGCAAAGTCCTATGGCAGCTAAtagtggaaaaaggaaaaaatcaacaGTGGATAAGTATTTTGCACCAAGAAATACTCAAGGAGCTCAACCTTCCATGAGGAGTGTACTAGCTGGGAAAGAAGCTATTTGGAAAGCGGATATGGCGGTTGGGAGATTCTTTTATGATGCATGCATTCCTACTAATGCAGTGAATTCCTTCTACTTCAAGCCAATGTTGGATGCTATATCTGCAATTGGTCCTGGATATAAGGGTCCAAATTACCATCAACTACGGGTTAATCTTTTAAAGGAGGCCAAGAAGGAAGTTCAGTTACTTGTGGACTCTTATCGTGCAATTTGGGCAAAAGTTGGGTGTACAATAATGGGTGATGGTTGGACAGataatagacaaagaacactcaTCAACTTCCTTGTGTATTGTCCTGAAggaatatcatttgtgaaatcTGTTGATGCTTCAGACATTGTCAAGGATGCAACTAATTTGTTTTAG